A region of Drosophila suzukii chromosome 2L, CBGP_Dsuzu_IsoJpt1.0, whole genome shotgun sequence DNA encodes the following proteins:
- the LOC108018143 gene encoding uncharacterized protein codes for MDKFNSPLIPYILDMLSRQPQLCTTKDELIDNIKDIILEEHIGSFGSLKRAVEFALEVGVNLGVISLTNERVRMPFNFRKTRPKFKVPSGIRITPRLGRRVVKQRMPKTAAKGIKKKKAGRKNQKKRR; via the exons aTGGATAAGTTTAATTCCCCTTTGATACCGTATATACTGGACATGCTTAGTCGGCAGCCGCAACTAT GTACCACTAAGGATGAACTGATTGATAATATCAAGGATATAATTCTTGAGGAGCACATCGGTTCTTTTGGCAGCCTGAAGAGAGCGGTGGAGTTTGCATTGGAGGTGGGCGTCAATCTGGGCGTAATCTCCCTGACCAACGAGAGGGTCCGTATGCCCTTTAACTTCCGCAAGACCCGGCCCAAGTTCAAAGTGCCCTCTGGAATCCGGATTACACCTCGTCTGGGGCGCCGGGTGGTCAAGCAAAGGATGCCTAAGACTGCCGCCAAGGGGATAAAGAAGAAGAAGGCAGGACGAAAGAACCAGAAGAAGCGTCGCTAG